In the Clostridium gelidum genome, AATTAAAGAAATACTTTAAAATATATAAGAGAAAATAATAATGACTGAAAATAAACATCATTTCAGTAACAACTATATAATTAATATATATAGAAATATTTGAGCTTAAGTCTGCTCAGGATTTTGAAGGTGAAATAGAATTAAAGTCTATTTCAAGATTATCATAGATATTTACTTTAACTATATCAGTAGATGTGCAAGTTATAGGAGCATCATATCCATTTTCAATTAATACGTAAACTAACACATTTTTTTTAATAGGGTTTACAAGCCAATATTCATTAACTTTAAAATTTTCATATAGATTTAATTTTATTACATAATCGTTGCTTATAGTATTAATCTATTGGGCTATTCATACTTATGTGGTATAATTTTGAATAAGTTCTAAAAGTTTAGTCTATGAATGTAAAAAGTAAAATAGTAAGTTAAATATGCAAGGTATGTAAAGTTTTTTTGGGATACTTACTAATTATTTTTTATGTCCTTTATATGGGGAGGAAGTATATGTCTATTATTGGTATTGATTTGGGAACTACAAACAGTTTGGTTGCTGTTTGGAAGGAGGGGAGAGCAAGGATTATACCTAATGTTTTAAACAAAAATTTGACACCATCAGTAATTAGTGTTGATGAAAATAATGAAATTTTAGTTGGTGATGTAGCTAAAGAAAGACTTATTACACATCCAGAATGCACAGTAGCTAATTTTAAAAGATTTATGGGATCAACTAAAAATTACAAGCTTGGCTCTTATACATTTACACCAGAAGAATTGTCTTCATTTATTTTAAAAAGATTAAGGGAAGATGCGGAAAGCTATTTAGGAGAAGTAATTGTGGAGGCAGTCATAAGTGTTCCAGCTTATTTTAATGATGCTCAGCGTAAAGCAACTAAAAGGGCTGGTGAGCTTGCGGGTCTTAAAGTTGAAAGGCTGATTAGTGAACCAACAGCTGCAGCGGTGGCTTATGGACTCCATCAAGAAAAAGATGATACACAATTCTTAGTATTTGATTTAGGTGGAGGAACTTTTGATATTTCAATACTTGAATTATTTGAAGGGGTTATGGAGGTTAAGTCCATAGCAGGAGATAATTTTTTGGGTGGAGAAGATTTCAATAAACTTCTTGTAGACCATTTTATGGAAACAAATAAACTGGATTTAAAAGAATTAAATAAGAAACAAGTATCAGCTATATTCAAACAAGCAGAATTATGTAAAAAGGCACTATCAGATAAAGAAAAGGCAACTATGACCTTACGTGTAGATGAAAAAACATTTGAAACAGAATTAGACAGAAGTAAATTTGAAAGATTGGCAGCGGACTTAATATTAAGATTACGACATCCAGTAGAAAGAGCCTTAAGAGATGCTAATATATCCCCATCAGAAATTGAAGCAGTAATTTTAATCGGTGGAAGCACAAGGGTGCCTTTAGTAAGAAATGTAGTTAGTAAAATGTTTAATAAATTACCATATTCAAATATAAATCCAGATGAGGCTGTAGCTCTTGGAGCATCAGTTCAAGCAGCTTTAAAAGAAAAGAATTCAGATCTTAAAGAATTAATATTAACAGATGTATGTCCATATACACTTGGAGTAGAAGTAGCGAAGCGTGTGGATGGTGAAAAGTATGAGTCGGGATATTTTCTCCCTATAATTGAAAGAAATTCTCCAGTTCCAATAAGTAAGATTGAAAATTTGGTAACCATAAGTGATAATCAAACTAAAATTTCTATCAAAGTATATCAAGGAGAAAGCAGGAGAGTGGAAAATAATATAACACTTGGAGAGCTTACTGTATCAGTTCCAAAAGGCAAAGCTGGTGAGCAGATGGTTGATTTAAGATATACATATGATATAAATGGATTATTAGAAGTAGAAGCTATTATAAAAAGTACAGGAATTAAAGAGACTTTAATAATCGAAAATTCTCCAGGGTCAATGACAGAAGAAGAAATAAAAAAACGTATGCTGGTACTTGAAAATATAAAAATTCATCCAAGAGATAGAACAGAAAATAGATTGTTACTTGCAAGAGGTGAAAGATTATATGAAGAAGCGCTAGGTGATAAGCGTGAGTATATTTCAAACTTATTAAGTGAATTTGAAAGAATATTATCAACTCAAGACCCAAGGCTAATTGAAAAGAATGTAAAATTGTTTGCTGAAAGATTAGATGAATTGGAGACATATTATTAATGATGAATTGGTGGAATGTATTAAAGGTTTCATATGATAGCGATTTAAGAACAATAAAAAAAGCTTATGCAAAACTACTCAAAATCTATAATCCAGAAGATGATGCAGAAGGATATCAAAATCTTAGAGAAGCATATGATGCAGCTGTAAAATATGCAAAGAAAAATCAAGAATTTATTAATGACAATTTGGATAAAAATATTATTAATGAAGTAAAAATCAATAAGAATGAGGAGAACAAATCTGAAAGTTATTCAAATGAACAAATAATATTTAAATTAAATTTAGATATTAATGAAATCTACCATGAAAGACAAGATACAAAGATTGATTTAAATGAACAAATAAAGCAGTTTTTAAATAGATTAAATGAAATATATAATGATATGTATTTAAGAACAGATTTAGCAGCATGGGAAGATTTATTAAACTCTGATGTAATTTGGAATGTAAATGGTTTCCCAATTATAGAAGATAAGATATTTAATTTTTTAAGTAAAAATAAATATTTACCAGCGGAAATATGGACAAAGCTAAATGATAATTTTACCTGGAGCAAAAATGAAATAAAGTTATGTAACAAACATTCTGCACTTATAGTTGATGAGTTCTTAAAAAATCTTAAAGTACCAAATAAGCTTAAATATGATTATATAAGGTCAATAAATCCAGAAATTGCAGATGAGTATTTATATGAAAGGCAACGGGCAGAGGAAGCCTTAAAAGATAAGAAGTATGCCAAAGCATATAAGCATTTAAAAAATGCAAATTCTTTATTTAGTCACGATGCTGAGCTGTTAAGACTAATGGGAGATTATAACTATGAGCTTAACGATATAGAAAAAGCATTACAATTGTATAAATCAGCTTTTGAAATAAATAATTATGACTTAGGCAGTGCATTACGTATTGCAATCATTTTAGTTACATATAAAAGCTTTAGTGAAGCAATATCATATTTAAAGGTGTATTTGTCTTATAATAATAATGATAAATTAGCATTAAATCATATTGCATATTGCTATTACTATAATGATGATTTAATAATGGCAAGAGAGAATTTTGAAAAGCTGCTATATATTGATCGGAATAATAAAACAATAAAAAAATATTTAAAAAACATAGAAGCAATTTTAAAAGGGAAGCATGTTATAAAAATAAGATTTAATAAAGATAATTTTATGGTAGAGGAAATAGTTAAAAAGGAAATTACTACGAAAAAAATATCTAATAAGAAAAGTAAAATTATATCTACTATTATTAAATATGTAATTAGTTGTATAATAATATGTATTGTAAGCGGACTTAATTATATATATTCAGTTAATGTTGATAATAGCAATAGCCAAAATAAAAAAAAGTGTGAAGATAACAATAAAGAAAATAAAATTGATATTAAGAAACAAATTCTGGATTCTAAGATGAAAATTTATATGGCAGAAAATTTAAGTAATGTTAAGCCAATAGAATATTATAAAATGTCAGAACCATTTGAAAATAGAATTATATTTTCAGATAGTGAGTTAGATGAAAAAGGATTACGTGATAAGGTTCTTAGTCAAATATATATAGGTACATCAGAATCAGGTAAATATTTATACATTTTTGCAAATCCAAAGTTAAGTGATAAAACCATTGATAAAAAGGGTAAATATGAAATTAATGGAGATATGTGCTATATAGATAAAGAAATAGGGGACAGGATTAAAGAAGAATATGCTTCAGATTATTCAGGGTATGATTTTATAGATAATGGATTTATTGATTCATCGTCAGCTGCAAGTACTAAAACATAAAAAAAATGATGTTTTTATTAAAGAATTACGATCTTGCGTTTCACATGCTTTTATTATATGTGAATATTTTCCACATATATCACTCCCATTAACAATAGTCTTTATTCAAGTATTTCCTTCATATAATCTATTCCAACAACAATATCTTTGTCGGAACTAGGAATAAAGTTATCAGTATCGCTATAAGGATATGCAAGTCCTAATACAAAGTTACCTTGTCTGGATGAGTACACTATATAAGTTTTAGTTGTAGAGCTGTCATATTTCTTT is a window encoding:
- a CDS encoding Uma2 family endonuclease; the encoded protein is MNTISNDYVIKLNLYENFKVNEYWLVNPIKKNVLVYVLIENGYDAPITCTSTDIVKVNIYDNLEIDFNSISPSKS
- a CDS encoding Hsp70 family protein, with the protein product MSIIGIDLGTTNSLVAVWKEGRARIIPNVLNKNLTPSVISVDENNEILVGDVAKERLITHPECTVANFKRFMGSTKNYKLGSYTFTPEELSSFILKRLREDAESYLGEVIVEAVISVPAYFNDAQRKATKRAGELAGLKVERLISEPTAAAVAYGLHQEKDDTQFLVFDLGGGTFDISILELFEGVMEVKSIAGDNFLGGEDFNKLLVDHFMETNKLDLKELNKKQVSAIFKQAELCKKALSDKEKATMTLRVDEKTFETELDRSKFERLAADLILRLRHPVERALRDANISPSEIEAVILIGGSTRVPLVRNVVSKMFNKLPYSNINPDEAVALGASVQAALKEKNSDLKELILTDVCPYTLGVEVAKRVDGEKYESGYFLPIIERNSPVPISKIENLVTISDNQTKISIKVYQGESRRVENNITLGELTVSVPKGKAGEQMVDLRYTYDINGLLEVEAIIKSTGIKETLIIENSPGSMTEEEIKKRMLVLENIKIHPRDRTENRLLLARGERLYEEALGDKREYISNLLSEFERILSTQDPRLIEKNVKLFAERLDELETYY
- a CDS encoding J domain-containing protein; translation: MMNWWNVLKVSYDSDLRTIKKAYAKLLKIYNPEDDAEGYQNLREAYDAAVKYAKKNQEFINDNLDKNIINEVKINKNEENKSESYSNEQIIFKLNLDINEIYHERQDTKIDLNEQIKQFLNRLNEIYNDMYLRTDLAAWEDLLNSDVIWNVNGFPIIEDKIFNFLSKNKYLPAEIWTKLNDNFTWSKNEIKLCNKHSALIVDEFLKNLKVPNKLKYDYIRSINPEIADEYLYERQRAEEALKDKKYAKAYKHLKNANSLFSHDAELLRLMGDYNYELNDIEKALQLYKSAFEINNYDLGSALRIAIILVTYKSFSEAISYLKVYLSYNNNDKLALNHIAYCYYYNDDLIMARENFEKLLYIDRNNKTIKKYLKNIEAILKGKHVIKIRFNKDNFMVEEIVKKEITTKKISNKKSKIISTIIKYVISCIIICIVSGLNYIYSVNVDNSNSQNKKKCEDNNKENKIDIKKQILDSKMKIYMAENLSNVKPIEYYKMSEPFENRIIFSDSELDEKGLRDKVLSQIYIGTSESGKYLYIFANPKLSDKTIDKKGKYEINGDMCYIDKEIGDRIKEEYASDYSGYDFIDNGFIDSSSAASTKT